The Thermovirga sp. sequence ATCGATGTCCAGCTCAAGCGTCGGGCCGACCTGGTGGTAAACCTTGTGGAGACCGTCAAAGGTTACGCCAAGCACGAAAAAGAACTCTTCGAGAAGGTAACCCAGGCCCGGGCGGCGGCCGTCGGCGCCGGCTCCGTCGGGGAGAGGGCCCAGGCGGAGAACGCCCTCACCGGGACCATCCGCTCCCTCTTCGCCGTGGCTGAGAACTATCCCGAACTTA is a genomic window containing:
- a CDS encoding LemA family protein, with translation IDVQLKRRADLVVNLVETVKGYAKHEKELFEKVTQARAAAVGAGSVGERAQAENALTGTIRSLFAVAENYPELKANTNFLDLQQNLGNLEAEIQMARRYYNGTVRAFNSLIQVFPNNMLAGPFGFTSREYFEAAEEDRAVPRVQF